The nucleotide window AAGGACTTAACCGTCTGGATATGTTTATGAGCAAGCTGAGTATTTAAAATGCGCGGATATATAATTGGAGAATTGTGTTCGCTCGGAGTCGCTCTCTGCGATGCGGTGACCTGTACCTGTTTTAACACGGCGGGAAAAAAGATAAATACCTTTACGGTCAATTTCCTGAAAACAGTGACCGCATTGGTATGCGTGGCGGTGATCCGTATGGTGATGTACGGGACGGTCAGCCTGGCGGGGGTGAGTTTGAGGGCTTGGTTTTATCTGAGTCTTTCCGGGCTGATCGGATTTGTATTCGGAGACTTTTTTTATTTTTCCTCTTTTCGGTACCTGCCATACCGCATATCAATGATGATTTTTTATTCCAGCCCCATCGTGACCTCTCTGGCAGCCTGGGGGCTATACGGACAGATGCTGCAGCCTGTGGACTGGGCCGGAGTTTTGTTGATAACCTTGGGGCTGTGCATCGTGTTGCTGGCAAGAAGCCGTCAGGCGGACGGTGCGGGCCAGCGAAAACAGACAGCTCTCGGCGCCGCTTTCGCGGTGCTGGGAATGTTTGGGCAGGCAGGAGGCGTACTTCTCAGCAGCCGGGGACTGCGGCTGATCGAGACAGCCGATGGTTCTCTGGCGGCCAGTCAGGTGCGGATCATCGCTGGTGTCGTGGGGTTTTTTGTCGTGATCCTGGTGGGGAAAAGAGGCGCGGTGACAAGCCGGGTACTGAAATATCCGAAGGAGCTGGGATTGGTGATGATCGGAGGTGTCTGCGGATGTGCCGCAGGGACTACCCTGACCCTGCACTCGCTTAATTATATTCCCGCGGGGATCTCGTCGGCTATAACATCGGTGTCCCCTGTCATGATTCTGCTTTTTACGGCGCTTGTGCTCAGGGAAAAGATCAGGCCGGCAGAGATCATCGGGGCAGTTGTCTGTATCTCGGGTATTGTGGCGTTATCGGTGTGAACAGGAGGCTGGAGGTATGAAGATCGGATTTATCGGGATGGGAAGTGTGGCTTTGGCCATTATTAAAGGAATTAACCGCCGGGAGACGGCAGATTTGGAGCTTTTTGGCTATGACCCTCACAGGGAAAGGGCAGAGGCGCTGGCGGAGCTGTGCAGTCTTAAGGCCTGCGGATCCGATGAGGAGGCGGCGGAAAACAGTGATGTCCTTGTCCTGGCCGTAAAGCCCGGAGAGCTAGCCTCCGCCGCAGAAAGGCTTAAGGAAGCGGATGGGAAGCTCATCATATCGTTGGTGGAGGGAAAGAGACTTGCTTCTATGGAAAAATGGTTTCCCAATTCAGCCATAGCGAGGATTATACCAAATATAAATGCAAAGGTGAACGCTTCTGTTACGGGAATGTGTTTCAATGATAAAGTGACAGAAGAACAAAAACTATTTGTGTCAAAAATTCTTGAAGGAATCGGAACATACATGGAAATAGAAGAACGATTTGCCGGGATTTTTGGCTGTATCGGCAGTGCGGTTCCCGCGTTTACTTATATCTATATCAACGCGTTGGCTGAGGCGGCCCTGAGGGAAGGAATGTCAAAGCAGAAAGCCTTGGAGATAGCTGCCCAGTCTGTTCTGGGAAGCGCCGAGATGCTGCTGAAAAGTGCCGTACACCCCTTTGCACTGGCGGATCAGACATGTTCGCCGGGGGGAGCAGCTGTGG belongs to Qiania dongpingensis and includes:
- a CDS encoding DMT family transporter; amino-acid sequence: MRGYIIGELCSLGVALCDAVTCTCFNTAGKKINTFTVNFLKTVTALVCVAVIRMVMYGTVSLAGVSLRAWFYLSLSGLIGFVFGDFFYFSSFRYLPYRISMMIFYSSPIVTSLAAWGLYGQMLQPVDWAGVLLITLGLCIVLLARSRQADGAGQRKQTALGAAFAVLGMFGQAGGVLLSSRGLRLIETADGSLAASQVRIIAGVVGFFVVILVGKRGAVTSRVLKYPKELGLVMIGGVCGCAAGTTLTLHSLNYIPAGISSAITSVSPVMILLFTALVLREKIRPAEIIGAVVCISGIVALSV
- the proC gene encoding pyrroline-5-carboxylate reductase, with the protein product MKIGFIGMGSVALAIIKGINRRETADLELFGYDPHRERAEALAELCSLKACGSDEEAAENSDVLVLAVKPGELASAAERLKEADGKLIISLVEGKRLASMEKWFPNSAIARIIPNINAKVNASVTGMCFNDKVTEEQKLFVSKILEGIGTYMEIEERFAGIFGCIGSAVPAFTYIYINALAEAALREGMSKQKALEIAAQSVLGSAEMLLKSAVHPFALADQTCSPGGAAVEGVLMLHKLGFEHAVHEAALAVIEKSSAASTEDESI